Genomic segment of Paenibacillus polymyxa:
CGAGACAATAATACCGCCCAAGCTTGGCCCGGCGATACTGCCCAGAGAAACGAAGGTTCCAATGAGGCCAAGTGCTTTGCCCCGTTCATTGGACGGGAAGATATCTGTCACGATCCCCTGGCTGTTCGCCATGGTCATGGACGCTCCAAATGCTTGAATAATACGGGAAATCAGCAGCATAGAAAGCGAAGAGCTAAGACCGCACATTAGGGAGCCAAGAATGAATACGATTGTGCCGATTTTGAATATTTTGATTTTACCGACGATATCTCCAAGCTTGCCAAAAAATAAGATAGCGGTACATATCGCCATTAAATAGGCGGTTGTCACCCATTCAATCTGTGCCACGGGTAAATGTAACGTGCGAGACAACACAGGAAGAGCGATATTGACGATGCTTCCATCCAACGTGGACATAAATGTAAACAGATTCAAAACAATTAAAATCAGCCAACGTTTCTTCTGGACTTCGATATTCTCTTGATAGGTTGTAGCCGTTGTAGCAGTTGAACTCATCATTACACCTCGTTATCGTTAACAATTTCTATTTAGTTGCACGCGCAACTAAATGAACGGTTCTAGTGTACAGCAAATTAGTTGCGTGCGCAACAATATTGTTGTAAACTTTGCTTTGGTCCCAACTGGGGATTTGTCATTTTCAAGCCAATGAGGTGTATTTGATGAGAAAAAAACCGATTGGAAAGCTAATTTCCCACTTGTACCGTCGAAATCAAAAAATACTGTCCAAAAAACTGGCCCCTTACGGAATCGGCAGTGGAGGACAACACAGCTTTTTAAAGCTCATTTTGCAGCGACCGGGCATTACACAAGAGCAGTTGACGAATGAACTTAAATTTGACAAGGCAACCACGGCACGCTCTGTGAAACAATTGGAGGAATCAGGCTATATTGAACGGAAAACGGACCCAAATGACCGCCGTTCCTATCTTGTATCTCCCACGGCCAAGGCGTTAGAGTTTGCCCCTGTCTTACAAGGAATATTGGACGAGCTCAATGTCAGCCTTGTCCATAAACTATCCGAAGAGGAAGAGGATCTTCTTATCGACTTACTGCAAAAGATTAGTATAGACCCTGACGAATAAACAAATAAACAAATAAGGAGTTAGCCAGAGGATCGTGGCAGGTAAAAGAAAAAGCAGCCCTCACAGAGGATACTCTGTGAGAACTGCTTGATACCACTTATTCAGTCCATGCCAATTCCTTTGAACGCATTCATGACTAATTGTCGCACATAGGAATCGTCTAATGGATAACCAGTTACCAGCAATCGATAAAAAACGGGCCCATAAATGAGATCGATACATAATTCAATATCGAGATTTTCCTTCAATTCTCCGCGCTCTATTCCGCGCTCAATAAGAAGCCTGGCCTCAAGTCGCCGAGGGTGGAAATATCGGGTCCGGTATGCCTCTGACAATCCTGAATCGAGTTGCCCTTCACCTATTAACTCCGTAATGATTTTACCCTCTCTGCTTATTAAGAACCGCACTAAATTCGTGGCATGAATGAGAATATCATCTAATACACAACCCGTGTCGGGCACGGGCAATCTTGCTATGGTGGCTGACAGGAAACCATCCATTACTACTGCAGCTTTGTTAGGCCACCATTTATAAATGGTGGCTTTGCTAACTTTTGCTCGCTCAGCAATTTTTTCTACCGTAACCGCCCCAAAGCCTTGCTCCAACAGTAGATCATAGGAAGCGTTAAGGATAGATTTTTGCGTCTCGACATTACGTGGACGTCCTCTTTTGCTCTGCACTGGAATGCTCACCTTCTTAACAGATATAAGTAAACGCGAAAAATAAACTATACGTTCAGTATATCAAATATCATGTGAAATAAAAAAGTTGATTTTGCCTATTTACAAAACGAAACGTTCAGTATATTATTTGATTATCGAATTAATGAACTATACGTTTAGTATTTAAATTAATGAGGAGGATTATTATGCAAAGAGAACAACAAGCCTTAAAAAGTAACCGTATCTCAAATTGGATGATGTTTTTGTTGGCAGCCGCATGCGGCCTTATTGTTGCCAACCTGTACTATGCTCAAACCCTTGTAGGACCTATTCACGTTGCTATGGGTCTTTCTTCTACAGCAGCGGGCTTCATTGTCACCTTAACTCAAATCGGTTATGTGGTGGGATTGTTATTTATCGTACCGCTCAGCGACATTATTGAAAATCGACGGCTTATGGTCATATCGCTAATCATCACAGTCTGTGCATTGGTTGTTGCCGCTTTTGCCACCAATGCCCCGTTGTTCCTGACTGCATCCTTATTCATTGGAATTGGATCTGTGGTAGCCCAAATACTGGTGCCGTACGCCACCTATTTAGCATCCGAAGAGCAGCGCGGCCGCGTTGTTGGGAATGTCATGAGCGGACTCTTGCTAGGCATTATGTTCGCACGGCCAGTAGCAAGCTTTATCACCAGCATCTGGGGATGGCAAGCCGTATTTATTTTGTCAGCCATTGTCTTGACGCTGTTGACGATTCTGCTCTCGCGAGCTCTTCCAGAGCGCAAGCCTGTGCCTACGGTATCTTACAGTAAATTAATTTTCTCGCTAGGCACTCTTTTAAAACAAACGCCTGCACTGCGCCGCCGTGCCCTGTATCAAGCCTGCCTATTTGGTGCATTCAGCCTATTTTGGACTGTTGTTCCTCTACGTTTGGCGGATGATTTCGGAATGTCTCAACAAGGGATTGCATTGTTTGCTTTAGTAGGCGTAGGCGGTGCAGTAGCTGCCCCGATTGCCGGGAGATTGGCTGATAAAGGCTGGAGCAAAGGTTTAACCGGGTTAGCTATGATCATTGCAGCCTTGTCTTTTTCGCTCATCTATCTTTTTCAAAGTCATTCGACGGTTGCGCTCGTACTTCTCTTTATTTCAGCGATTACACTGGATATGGCCGTATCGGGAAACCTTGTACTTGGACAGCGTGTGATTTACTCCTTGGGAAGTGAGGCGAGGGGGCGTCTGAACGGATTATTCATGTCTATTTTTTTCATAGGCGGAGCGATTGGATCATCATTAGGTGGTTGGTCGTATGCGTTAGGAGGTTGGAATTTTAGTTCTCTGATTGGAGTCGTCCTGCCTGTGCTGGCTTTGCTCTACTTTTTCACTGAGAAAGAAACGAGTGGAGACGTGCGAAAGAAACAAACCACCTGATAGAGGTCGGCTTTAAGCTATGC
This window contains:
- a CDS encoding MarR family winged helix-turn-helix transcriptional regulator codes for the protein MRKKPIGKLISHLYRRNQKILSKKLAPYGIGSGGQHSFLKLILQRPGITQEQLTNELKFDKATTARSVKQLEESGYIERKTDPNDRRSYLVSPTAKALEFAPVLQGILDELNVSLVHKLSEEEEDLLIDLLQKISIDPDE
- a CDS encoding TetR/AcrR family transcriptional regulator → MQSKRGRPRNVETQKSILNASYDLLLEQGFGAVTVEKIAERAKVSKATIYKWWPNKAAVVMDGFLSATIARLPVPDTGCVLDDILIHATNLVRFLISREGKIITELIGEGQLDSGLSEAYRTRYFHPRRLEARLLIERGIERGELKENLDIELCIDLIYGPVFYRLLVTGYPLDDSYVRQLVMNAFKGIGMD
- a CDS encoding MFS transporter; this encodes MQREQQALKSNRISNWMMFLLAAACGLIVANLYYAQTLVGPIHVAMGLSSTAAGFIVTLTQIGYVVGLLFIVPLSDIIENRRLMVISLIITVCALVVAAFATNAPLFLTASLFIGIGSVVAQILVPYATYLASEEQRGRVVGNVMSGLLLGIMFARPVASFITSIWGWQAVFILSAIVLTLLTILLSRALPERKPVPTVSYSKLIFSLGTLLKQTPALRRRALYQACLFGAFSLFWTVVPLRLADDFGMSQQGIALFALVGVGGAVAAPIAGRLADKGWSKGLTGLAMIIAALSFSLIYLFQSHSTVALVLLFISAITLDMAVSGNLVLGQRVIYSLGSEARGRLNGLFMSIFFIGGAIGSSLGGWSYALGGWNFSSLIGVVLPVLALLYFFTEKETSGDVRKKQTT